A section of the Indicator indicator isolate 239-I01 chromosome 26, UM_Iind_1.1, whole genome shotgun sequence genome encodes:
- the FZD10 gene encoding frizzled-10, giving the protein MGSAVRNLVRSLLVLCWLTCFCSGISSIDVDRPGDGRCQPIEIPMCKDIGYNMTRMPNLMGHENQREAAIQLHEFAPLVEYGCHSHLKFFLCSLYAPMCTEQVSTPIPACRVMCEQARLKCSPIMEQFNFKWPDSLDCSKLPNKNDPNYLCMEAPNNGSDEPPRGSSMLPPMFRPQRPSSGHDLQQHKDSLSRTSCENPGKFHHVEKSAACAPLCTPGVDVYWSKDDKQFAVIWIAIWSILCFFSSAFTVLTFLIDPQRFKYPERPIIFLSMCYCVYSVGYIIRLFSGAENIACDRDSGQLYVIQEGLESTGCTIVFLVLYYFGMASSLWWVILTLTWFLAAGKKWGHEAIEANSSYFHLAAWAIPAVKTIMILVMRRVAGDELTGLCYVGSMDVNALTGFVLVPLACYLIIGTSFILSGFVALFHIRRVMKTGGENTDKLEKLMVRIGVFSVLYTVPATCVIACYFYERLNMDYWKIVATQQKCKLNNQTKNLDCMMNNSIPAVEIFMVKIFMLLVVGITSGMWIWTSKTLQSWQNVCSRRLKKRSRRKPASVITSGIYKKPQHPQKTHLAKYESTLQPPTCV; this is encoded by the coding sequence ATGGGGTCGGCAGTGAGGAACTTGGTCAGGAGTCTGCTGGTGCTCTGCTGGCTGACCTGCTTCTGCAGCGGGATAAGCTCCATCGACGTTGACCGGCCCGGTGACGGGAGATGCCAGCCGATAGAAATCCCCATGTGCAAGGATATAGGGTACAACATGACGAGGATGCCGAACCTGATGGGACATGAGAACCAAAGGGAAGCTGCCATTCAGCTGCACGAGTTTGCCCCCTTGGTGGAGTATGGGTGCCATAGCCATCTGAAatttttcctctgctccctctATGCTCCGATGTGCACAGAGCAGGTTTCTACACCGATCCCAGCCTGCAGGGTTATGTGTGAGCAGGCCAGGCTGAAGTGCTCTCCTATTATGGAGCAGTTCAATTTTAAATGGCCAGACTCCTTAGACTGCAGCAAACTGCCCAACAAGAACGACCCCAATTACCTGTGCATGGAAGCCCCCAACAATGGATCAGATGAGCCGCCCAGAGGATCCAGTATGCTGCCACCCATGTTTCGTCCACAGCGGCCCAGCAGTGGCCACGATCTGCAGCAGCATAAGGACAGCCTCAGCAGAACCTCCTGTGAAAATCCTGGCAAGTTCCACCATGTGGAAAAGAGTGCTGCTTGTGCACCGCTCTGCACTCCAGGGGTTGATGTTTACTGGAGCAAGGATGACAAACAGTTTGCTGTCATTTGGATTGCCATCTGGtccattctgtgcttcttctCCAGTGCGTTTACTGTACTCACGTTTCTGATAGATCCCCAGCGATTCAAATACCCCGAGAGGCCCATTATCTTCCTCTCAATGTGCTACTGTGTCTACTCAGTGGGGTACATTATTCGCCTCTTTTCAGGTGCTGAAAATATTGCCTGTGATAGGGACAGCGGCCAACTCTATGTCATCCAGGAAGGACTGGAGAGTACCGGCTGCACCATTGTGTTCTTGGTTCTGTATTACTTTGGTATGGCAAGTTCCTTGTGGTGGGTAATCTTGACTTTAACTTGGTTTCTagcagctgggaaaaaatggGGGCATGAAGCAATTGAAGCAAACAGTAGCTACTTCCATTTGGCAGCATGGGCTATTCCAGCTGTGAAGACCATAATGATCCTAGTTATGAGAAGggtggctggagatgagctgaCAGGGTTGTGCTATGTTGGAAGCATGGATGTGAATGCCTTGACCGGGTTTGTACTCGTTCCTTTGGCTTGTTATCTAATCATTGGCacttcttttattctttctgggTTTGTGGCCCTTTTCCATATCAGGAGGGTAATGAAAACAGGTGGAGAAAATACTGACAAGTTGGAGAAGCTTATGGTCAGGATTGGTGTCTTCTCAGTCTTGTATACAGTGCCTGCAACTTGTGTGATAGCTTGCTACTTTTATGAAAGACTTAATATGGATTATTGGAAAATAGTGGCCACTCAACAAAAATGCAAGTTGAACAATCAGACTAAAAATTTAGACTGCATGATGAATAATTCTATTCCAGCAGTAGAAATTTTTATGGTCAAAATTTTTATGTTGTTAGTTGTGGGCATTACTAGTGGTATGTGGATCTGGACTTCCAAGACTCTTCAGTCCTGGCAAAACGTTTGTAGTCGAAGATTAAAGAAGAGAAGTAGGAGAAAACCTGCAAGCGTTATTACCAGTGGAATCtacaaaaaacctcaacatcCACAGAAAACTCACCTTGCAAAATACGAATCGACATTGCAACCACCCACTTGTGTGTGA